A genomic region of Trifolium pratense cultivar HEN17-A07 linkage group LG3, ARS_RC_1.1, whole genome shotgun sequence contains the following coding sequences:
- the LOC123915279 gene encoding glutamyl-tRNA(Gln) amidotransferase subunit A, chloroplastic/mitochondrial-like: MNQKARDTNLMVQKQKMNNVAEITCSASNLDEEDEVTANPWDVSRVPGGSSGGSAAAVSARQCVVSLGSDTGESVRQPASFCGVVGLKPTYGRVSRFGLMAYASSLDAIGCFGSSVADTGILLHAIAGHDRFDATSSKQEVPNFLSHFDSASSLESKPLKGLRVGLIRETIEDGVDAGVVSAIRAAASHFEELGCSLNEVSLPSFSLGLPVYYVLALSESSSNLSRYDGIRYGNQVHADELDSLYGDSRAKGLGSEVKMRILMGTYALSAGYYDAYYKRAQQVRTIIRNSFKEALNQYDILISPAAPSVAYKIGEKKNDPLAMYAGDIMTVNVNLAGLPALENSF, encoded by the exons ATGAACCAAAAGGCTCGTGATACCAATTTGATGGTGCAGAAACAGAAAATGAACAATGTTGCAGAGATTACTTGCTCTGCAAGTAAtcttgatgaagaagatgaa GTGACTGCAAACCCGTGGGATGTTTCTAGGGTGCCAGGAGGATCGTCGGGGGGCTCAGCAGCTGCAGTTTCTGCCAGGCAGTGTGTTGTATCGTTGGGAAGTGATACTGGCGAAAGTGTGAGGCAGCCAGCATCATTTTGTGGTGTCGTTGGTTTGAAGCCAACATATGGGCGTGTCTCAAGGTTTGGACTTATGGCGTATGCATCATCACTTGATGCGATTGGCTGCTTTGGTTCATCAGTTGCTGATACTGGGATTCTCCTCCATGCAATTGCTGGTCATGATAGATTTGATGCCACCTCCAGTAAGCAA GAGGTGCCCAACTTTCTATCTCATTTTGACTCTGCAAGTTCTCTGGAAAGTAAGCCCTTGAAAGGACTGAGAGTTGGTTTGATACGTGAAACTATTGAAGATGGTGTTGATGCTGGAGTAGTTTCTGCAATTCGTGCTGCTGCTTCACATTTTGAGGAATTGGGATGCTCTTTGAACGAG GTGTCACTGCCATCCTTTTCGCTTGGGTTGCCAGTGTACTATGTCCTTGCTTTGTCTGAATCGTCTTCCAACTTGTCTCGCTATGATGGTATCAG ATATGGAAACCAAGTTCATGCTGATGAGCTAGACTCTCTCTATGGAGATTCCCGTGCCAAAGGGTTAGGTTCTGAG GTGAAAATGAGAATTTTGATGGGGACATATGCCCTTTCAGCTGGTTACTATGATGCATATTACAAGCGAGCACAACAG GTGAGAACCATTATAAGGAATAGCTTTAAGGAGGCATTGAATCAATATGATATCTTGATTTCCCCTGCAGCTCCTTCAGTTGCTTATAAAATTG GTGAAAAGAAAAACGATCCTTTGGCTATGTATGCTGGCGACATCATGACT GTAAATGTCAACCTAGCTGGACTACCTGCCTTGGAAAACAGTTTTTGA